In Bos mutus isolate GX-2022 chromosome 2, NWIPB_WYAK_1.1, whole genome shotgun sequence, one DNA window encodes the following:
- the PADI4 gene encoding protein-arginine deiminase type-4 isoform X1 has translation MAWGTVVHVAPGQPTQAVCVLGTETQLDVYSSAPKGYTSFSITASPGVVVKVAHRPPAKKSPTGSSQWRLEPGLDVSLKLRAASESTGDQQVQISYHGPSPTPAEALLYLTGVEISLSADISRTGKMKPTGSVKDKRAWTWGPRGQGAILLVNCDRDNPDSSAVDYKDEQLDSHDLEDLSLVTLSTRTPGDFFSKHQLVLHVAKAEMDKVRVFQDNGGRQPSRYSAVLGPERPSHLLELPGGQRSTHFYVEGLAFPDASFPGLVSLHLSLLDVSNPELPQSLLFQDSVVFRVAPWIMTPNTQPPKEVYVCRVFENEDFLKSLTALAKKANCKLTVCAQEESVDDRWMQDEMEIGYTQAPHRTLPVVFDSPRNRGLKDFPIKCMLGPDFGYVTRGPQTGSVTDLDSFGNLEVSPPVTVRGKAYPLGRILIGDSGYPSQESQEMHRALQDFLGAQQVQAPLRLYSDWLSVGHVDEFLSFVPVQKKGFRLLLASPRACYQLFQEQLKEGHGEALLFPGVKKKKQQKIKDILSDKKLREHNSYVEKCIDWNRAVLKRELGLTERDIVDIPQLFRLIKDSRGTPKAEAFFPNMVNMLVLGQHLGIPKPFGPVINGRCCLEEKVRSLLEPLGLHCTFLDDYYAYHVRQGNVHCGTNVRRQPFSFKWWHMEP, from the exons ATGGCCTGGGGCACGGTGGTGCACGTGGCCCCAGGGCAGCCCACCCAGGCCGTGTGTGTGCTGGGCACCGAGACGCAGCTGGATGTCTACAG CTCTGCCCCCAAGGGCTACACGTCCTTCAGCATCACCGCCTCCCCAGGAGTGGTTGTGAAGGTCGCCCACAGGCCTCCAGCCAAGAAGAGTCCCACAGGCTCGTCCCAGTGGCGCCTGGAGCCCGGACTGGACGTGAGCCTGAAGCTGAGAGCGGCCAGCGAGAGCACAGGGGACCAGCAG GTTCAGATTTCATACCATGGACCCTCGCCCACCCCGGCTGAAGCCCTGCTCTACCTCACTGGGGTCG AAATCTCCCTGAGTGCAGACATCAGCCGCACTGGCAAAATGAAGCCCACGGGAAGCGTGAAGGACAAG AGGGCCTGGACCTGGGGCCCCCGAGGGCAGGGCGCCATCCTGCTGGTGAACTGTGACAGAGACAACCCCGACTCTTCCGCCGTGGACTACAAGGATGAGCAGCTTGACAGCCACG ACCTGGAGGACCTGTCCCTGGTGACCCTGAGCACCAGGACCCCCGGGGACTTTTTCAGCAAGCACCAGCTGGTGCTCCACGTGGCCAAAGCTGAGATGGACAAAGTCCGGGTGTTTCAAGACAACG GGGGCCGGCAGCCCTCCCGGTACAGCGCGGTCCTGGGGCCAGAGCGCCCGTCTCACCTGCTGGAGCTCCCTGGCGGCCAGCGCAGCACACACTTCTACGTGGAGGGCCTGGCCTTCCCCGACGCCAGCTTCCCGGGGCTCGTTTCCCTCCACCTCTCCCTGCTGGACGTGTCCAACCCG GAGCTCCCCCAAAGCCTGCTTTTCCAGGACAGTGTGGTCTTCCGTGTGGCCCCCTGGATCATGACCCCCAACACCCAGCCCCCGAAGGAGGTGTATGTGTGCAG GGTATTTGAAAACGAGGACTTCCTGAAATCACTGACCGCGCTGGCCAAGAAAGCCAATTGCAAGCTGACCGTCTGTGCACAGGAGGAGAGCGTGGACGACCGGTGGATGCAG GATGAGATGGAGATCGGCTACACCCAAGCCCCGCACAGGACGCTGCCCGTGGTCTTCGACTCCCCGAGGAACAGAGGCCTGAAGGACTTCCCCATCAAGTGCATGCTG GGTCCAGATTTTGGCTACGTGACTCGTGGGCCCCAGACGGGCAGTGTGACTGACCTCGACTCCTTTGGGAACCTGGAAGTGAGCCCCCCCGTGACGGTCAGGGGGAAGGCGTACCCGCTGGGCAGGATTCTCATTGGAGACAGCGGTTACCCCAG CCAGGAGAGCCAGGAGATGCACCGGGCCCTGCAGGACTTCCTGGGTGCCCAGCAGGTGCAGGCCCCGCTGAGACTCTACTCTGACTGGCTGTCTGTGGGCCATGTGGACGAGTTCCTGAGCTTCGTTCCGGTGCAAAAGAAG GGCTTCCGGCTTCTCCTGGCCAGCCCCAGGGCCTGCTACCAACTGTTCCAGGAGCAGCTGAAGGAGGGCCACGGGGAGGCCCTGCTGTTTCCAGGGGTCAAGA aaaaaaaacagcagaaaataAAGGACATTCTGTCAGACAAGAAACTGAGAGAACACAATTCATACGTGGAG AAATGCATCGACTGGAACCGGGCGGTGCTGAAGAGGGAGCTGGGCCTGACCGAGCGGGACATCGTGGACATCCCGCAGCTCTTCAGGCTCATCAAAGACTCTCGAGGGACCCCCAAGGCCGAAGCCTTTTTCCCAAACATG GTGAACATGCTGGTGCTGGGCCAGCACCTGGGCATCCCCAAGCCCTTCGGGCCCGTCATCAACGGCCGCTGCTGCCTGGAGGAGAAGGTGCGGTCCCTGCTGGAGCCGCTGGGCCTCCACTGCACCTTCCTCGACGACTACTACGCCTACCACGTCCGGCAAGGGAACGTGCACTGTGGCACCAACGTGCGCCGGCAGCCCTTCTCCTTCAAGTGGTGGCACATGGAGCCCTGA
- the PADI4 gene encoding protein-arginine deiminase type-4 isoform X2, which produces MKPTGSVKDKRAWTWGPRGQGAILLVNCDRDNPDSSAVDYKDEQLDSHDLEDLSLVTLSTRTPGDFFSKHQLVLHVAKAEMDKVRVFQDNGGRQPSRYSAVLGPERPSHLLELPGGQRSTHFYVEGLAFPDASFPGLVSLHLSLLDVSNPELPQSLLFQDSVVFRVAPWIMTPNTQPPKEVYVCRVFENEDFLKSLTALAKKANCKLTVCAQEESVDDRWMQDEMEIGYTQAPHRTLPVVFDSPRNRGLKDFPIKCMLGPDFGYVTRGPQTGSVTDLDSFGNLEVSPPVTVRGKAYPLGRILIGDSGYPSQESQEMHRALQDFLGAQQVQAPLRLYSDWLSVGHVDEFLSFVPVQKKGFRLLLASPRACYQLFQEQLKEGHGEALLFPGVKKKKQQKIKDILSDKKLREHNSYVEKCIDWNRAVLKRELGLTERDIVDIPQLFRLIKDSRGTPKAEAFFPNMVNMLVLGQHLGIPKPFGPVINGRCCLEEKVRSLLEPLGLHCTFLDDYYAYHVRQGNVHCGTNVRRQPFSFKWWHMEP; this is translated from the exons ATGAAGCCCACGGGAAGCGTGAAGGACAAG AGGGCCTGGACCTGGGGCCCCCGAGGGCAGGGCGCCATCCTGCTGGTGAACTGTGACAGAGACAACCCCGACTCTTCCGCCGTGGACTACAAGGATGAGCAGCTTGACAGCCACG ACCTGGAGGACCTGTCCCTGGTGACCCTGAGCACCAGGACCCCCGGGGACTTTTTCAGCAAGCACCAGCTGGTGCTCCACGTGGCCAAAGCTGAGATGGACAAAGTCCGGGTGTTTCAAGACAACG GGGGCCGGCAGCCCTCCCGGTACAGCGCGGTCCTGGGGCCAGAGCGCCCGTCTCACCTGCTGGAGCTCCCTGGCGGCCAGCGCAGCACACACTTCTACGTGGAGGGCCTGGCCTTCCCCGACGCCAGCTTCCCGGGGCTCGTTTCCCTCCACCTCTCCCTGCTGGACGTGTCCAACCCG GAGCTCCCCCAAAGCCTGCTTTTCCAGGACAGTGTGGTCTTCCGTGTGGCCCCCTGGATCATGACCCCCAACACCCAGCCCCCGAAGGAGGTGTATGTGTGCAG GGTATTTGAAAACGAGGACTTCCTGAAATCACTGACCGCGCTGGCCAAGAAAGCCAATTGCAAGCTGACCGTCTGTGCACAGGAGGAGAGCGTGGACGACCGGTGGATGCAG GATGAGATGGAGATCGGCTACACCCAAGCCCCGCACAGGACGCTGCCCGTGGTCTTCGACTCCCCGAGGAACAGAGGCCTGAAGGACTTCCCCATCAAGTGCATGCTG GGTCCAGATTTTGGCTACGTGACTCGTGGGCCCCAGACGGGCAGTGTGACTGACCTCGACTCCTTTGGGAACCTGGAAGTGAGCCCCCCCGTGACGGTCAGGGGGAAGGCGTACCCGCTGGGCAGGATTCTCATTGGAGACAGCGGTTACCCCAG CCAGGAGAGCCAGGAGATGCACCGGGCCCTGCAGGACTTCCTGGGTGCCCAGCAGGTGCAGGCCCCGCTGAGACTCTACTCTGACTGGCTGTCTGTGGGCCATGTGGACGAGTTCCTGAGCTTCGTTCCGGTGCAAAAGAAG GGCTTCCGGCTTCTCCTGGCCAGCCCCAGGGCCTGCTACCAACTGTTCCAGGAGCAGCTGAAGGAGGGCCACGGGGAGGCCCTGCTGTTTCCAGGGGTCAAGA aaaaaaaacagcagaaaataAAGGACATTCTGTCAGACAAGAAACTGAGAGAACACAATTCATACGTGGAG AAATGCATCGACTGGAACCGGGCGGTGCTGAAGAGGGAGCTGGGCCTGACCGAGCGGGACATCGTGGACATCCCGCAGCTCTTCAGGCTCATCAAAGACTCTCGAGGGACCCCCAAGGCCGAAGCCTTTTTCCCAAACATG GTGAACATGCTGGTGCTGGGCCAGCACCTGGGCATCCCCAAGCCCTTCGGGCCCGTCATCAACGGCCGCTGCTGCCTGGAGGAGAAGGTGCGGTCCCTGCTGGAGCCGCTGGGCCTCCACTGCACCTTCCTCGACGACTACTACGCCTACCACGTCCGGCAAGGGAACGTGCACTGTGGCACCAACGTGCGCCGGCAGCCCTTCTCCTTCAAGTGGTGGCACATGGAGCCCTGA